One window of Thermoplasmata archaeon genomic DNA carries:
- a CDS encoding arginine deiminase family protein: MIAKAEWQTLNEVMIHRPSVEIEYAMLTPKAFLFERVYRVQKAIEEHIKLEEILKQNNVQVYRLEHEIVKNAEYSGLFRDNIIDYLISKIRFYGNIKVKKDAEIELKKNIGNLDSKTLFDLMVLEPSIVFKSNIGTIEYPSVYSNLPLANLYFMRDQQAVAGNGVIIGNMKMEQRKREIDLTMFVIKNIFGENNAFNIPKGAHFEGGDFMPADKFAIIGTGSRTDEKGALHAMKSGKIETDEILVVENPIYDFSKNDKMVNMHLDTYFNIAGDGLAITSTYLAKRAKAQIFAKRSAGNYENLGKTTLFDYLRSKDFNFIDLSIPEQLAYSSNFLTIKDKKIITVNVKKVIERLLSIRAFDVATENVVKKELEKIGNSIFPNRPDLKREGIDFINADLIELTGGYGGAHCMTATLNRS, translated from the coding sequence ATGATCGCAAAAGCAGAATGGCAAACATTAAATGAAGTAATGATTCACAGGCCTTCGGTAGAAATAGAATATGCTATGCTTACACCCAAGGCTTTTCTTTTTGAGCGTGTTTACAGAGTGCAGAAAGCAATAGAAGAGCACATAAAACTCGAAGAGATACTAAAACAAAACAATGTGCAAGTTTACAGATTAGAACATGAAATTGTAAAAAATGCAGAATATTCAGGATTGTTCAGGGATAATATTATCGATTACCTGATTTCCAAAATTCGCTTTTATGGAAATATAAAAGTGAAAAAAGATGCTGAAATAGAGCTAAAAAAGAACATAGGAAACCTGGACAGTAAAACATTATTTGACCTGATGGTTCTTGAGCCTTCAATAGTGTTTAAAAGCAACATAGGAACCATAGAGTATCCATCTGTTTACTCTAACTTGCCTCTTGCAAACTTATATTTTATGCGGGATCAACAGGCAGTAGCAGGAAACGGAGTAATAATAGGAAATATGAAAATGGAGCAGAGAAAAAGAGAGATAGATCTTACTATGTTTGTAATCAAAAACATTTTTGGAGAAAACAATGCTTTTAATATTCCAAAAGGTGCACATTTTGAGGGCGGTGATTTCATGCCGGCGGATAAATTTGCAATTATAGGTACTGGATCAAGAACTGATGAAAAAGGGGCGTTACATGCAATGAAATCGGGAAAGATTGAAACAGACGAGATTCTAGTTGTTGAAAACCCAATTTACGATTTTTCAAAAAATGACAAGATGGTAAACATGCATCTTGACACCTATTTTAACATAGCTGGAGACGGTCTTGCAATAACATCGACATATCTTGCGAAGAGGGCAAAAGCGCAGATATTTGCAAAGCGATCTGCTGGCAATTATGAGAATCTGGGAAAAACCACGCTTTTTGACTATTTAAGGTCCAAAGATTTTAATTTTATAGATCTTTCAATACCGGAACAATTAGCATATTCATCAAATTTCCTGACTATAAAAGATAAGAAGATTATTACGGTGAATGTAAAAAAAGTAATTGAGCGATTGTTGTCAATTAGGGCATTTGATGTCGCCACCGAGAATGTTGTAAAAAAAGAGCTAGAGAAGATAGGTAATTCTATATTTCCAAACAGGCCGGACCTGAAAAGAGAAGGTATAGATTTCATAAATGCAGATCTGATAGAATTAACAGGCGGCTATGGTGGAGCGCACTGTATGACTGCAACATTAAACAGGTCATAA
- a CDS encoding plasmid pRiA4b ORF-3 family protein, producing the protein MVKSKAKQVKLLFQIKISLKGIRPSIWRRVLVPTDFSLHQLHLVIQAAMGWENYHLYRFMINGQSFSLPDEDNFFDEMDSRKTRLNNLFFMGKSPKMTYTYDFGDNWEHNILIEKIIPQDPGETYPKCIGGKRACPLEYCGGVYGYYELLEVLSDPSNREHESMKEWAGEDYDPEKFDIESINSFLENYNSLDFS; encoded by the coding sequence ATGGTTAAATCAAAAGCTAAGCAAGTAAAGCTGTTATTTCAAATTAAGATATCATTGAAAGGCATTCGTCCGTCAATATGGAGGAGAGTACTAGTACCTACAGATTTTTCACTTCACCAGTTGCATCTTGTTATTCAGGCCGCAATGGGGTGGGAAAATTATCATCTATACAGGTTCATGATTAATGGGCAAAGTTTTAGCTTACCCGACGAAGATAACTTTTTTGATGAAATGGATTCCAGAAAAACGAGATTAAACAATCTTTTTTTTATGGGAAAATCTCCAAAAATGACATACACATATGATTTCGGTGATAACTGGGAACATAACATTTTGATAGAAAAGATAATTCCTCAGGATCCTGGAGAAACTTATCCAAAATGTATTGGTGGAAAACGAGCTTGCCCACTAGAATATTGTGGCGGTGTATATGGCTATTACGAGCTTTTAGAGGTACTATCAGACCCATCTAATAGAGAGCATGAAAGTATGAAAGAGTGGGCGGGAGAAGACTATGATCCAGAGAAATTTGACATAGAATCAATAAACTCATTTTTAGAAAACTATAATTCTTTAGATTTTTCTTGA
- a CDS encoding nucleotidyltransferase family protein, which produces MISIILAAGQGTRLRPLTYAIPKVLLPVNGKVVLEYLLDNIKNVDVEHTYVVVSEHADLVTTYIKKANLENVSVIRGLGWETGGDLSIAFEEINKTDDYIVLNGDIVTDLDLAMLYEFHRNKRPYVSMSLIKFEDPELVKRFGQIEVDGEIVTKFLEKTTYRKGGYVNVGFYIFDRDFINVRSKYMVTRKFKIEHDLFPMLAREKKLYGKLMKSGYWWDVGTLESYIEAENNLIQYFMKHKK; this is translated from the coding sequence ATGATATCAATAATACTGGCTGCCGGGCAGGGAACTAGGTTGAGACCGTTAACATACGCAATACCCAAAGTTTTATTGCCCGTTAACGGTAAGGTTGTTTTAGAATATCTGCTTGATAACATAAAAAATGTAGATGTAGAACATACCTATGTAGTAGTATCTGAGCATGCTGATCTTGTAACCACATACATAAAAAAAGCGAACTTGGAAAACGTGTCTGTGATCAGAGGGTTAGGCTGGGAAACCGGAGGCGATCTCTCAATAGCGTTTGAAGAAATTAACAAGACTGATGATTACATTGTTTTAAATGGAGATATAGTAACAGATCTAGATCTTGCCATGTTATATGAGTTTCACAGGAACAAGAGACCGTATGTAAGCATGTCCTTAATAAAATTTGAAGATCCAGAGCTGGTGAAAAGGTTTGGGCAGATTGAGGTAGATGGAGAGATTGTAACAAAATTTTTAGAAAAGACAACGTACCGAAAAGGTGGGTATGTAAATGTTGGATTCTATATTTTTGACCGTGATTTTATAAATGTGAGATCTAAATATATGGTCACTCGAAAATTCAAGATCGAACATGATCTGTTTCCAATGCTTGCGAGAGAGAAAAAGCTGTATGGAAAATTAATGAAGAGTGGTTACTGGTGGGACGTGGGTACTTTAGAATCGTACATAGAGGCAGAAAATAACCTGATTCAGTACTTTATGAAACATAAAAAGTGA
- a CDS encoding ABC transporter ATP-binding protein — MTQPVITVSSLVKKYGDFTAVNGIDFQIERGEVFSLLGPNGAGKTTTVEILEGVRKRTSGTVMVLGEDPEKSKSLIFKVGILPQDFSFIYNSTPLEALNFYKKTMHASAEIKEILELVDLSEKINTPYQSLSGGQRQKLGLALSLVNDPEILYLDEPTSGLDPRARRNIWKVIENLKKKGKSILLTTHYLEEAELLAERVAIMNHGKIIDSGTPKEIVERHHENDRLIIRGGVEIENMIKQAGFNAIRDGAYIDVSLNDIKDSTTLINFLYDKKAKFEDFTLKRESLEDVFIKMVGEIEEDENE; from the coding sequence ATGACACAACCTGTAATAACAGTTTCAAGTTTAGTAAAGAAATATGGCGATTTTACTGCTGTTAATGGCATTGATTTTCAGATAGAGAGAGGAGAGGTATTTAGTCTTCTAGGTCCCAATGGTGCTGGCAAAACCACAACTGTAGAGATTCTTGAAGGTGTTAGAAAAAGAACCTCTGGTACTGTTATGGTGCTGGGAGAAGATCCTGAAAAAAGCAAGAGCTTAATTTTTAAAGTTGGGATATTGCCTCAAGATTTCTCGTTTATTTATAATAGCACACCACTAGAAGCGCTCAATTTCTACAAAAAAACCATGCACGCTTCTGCAGAGATAAAAGAGATCCTTGAACTTGTGGATTTAAGTGAAAAGATCAACACGCCATACCAATCGCTTTCAGGAGGCCAGAGACAGAAACTTGGCCTTGCCTTGTCTCTGGTCAATGATCCAGAAATATTGTATCTAGATGAACCCACGTCAGGACTTGATCCAAGAGCACGAAGAAACATATGGAAAGTAATAGAAAATTTAAAAAAGAAAGGAAAGAGCATACTTCTGACCACTCATTATCTTGAGGAGGCAGAATTGCTGGCAGAGAGAGTTGCGATAATGAATCATGGAAAGATCATTGATTCAGGTACGCCAAAAGAGATTGTTGAAAGACATCATGAAAATGACCGGCTTATAATACGCGGTGGTGTAGAGATAGAGAATATGATTAAACAAGCAGGATTCAATGCAATCAGAGACGGTGCGTATATAGATGTAAGTTTAAATGATATCAAAGATTCCACAACGCTAATCAATTTTCTGTACGACAAAAAAGCAAAATTTGAAGACTTTACGTTAAAGAGAGAGTCTCTAGAAGACGTGTTTATAAAGATGGTAGGAGAGATTGAAGAAGATGAAAATGAGTAA
- a CDS encoding FAD-binding oxidoreductase, with protein MEDTNDNVLIRTDERATIENYLMDESSIFHGIADSVLYPTDEHQVSEIFKEANNKKIKITISGAGTSVTGSRVPLGGSVLSTELFTHVLSLSNTGKMISFKDIKNDGTIFIGYDKDGPYAIAPPGISLGLFKKLVEQNGFYYPPDPTESSASLGGTVATNASGARTYYYGSTRDYVKRIRVVIPEGEVLNIKRGEVFAKNNRFKIMKDGKIKYEIKLPRYIMPNVKKNAAGYFNRPGMDLIDLFIGAEGTLGLITEIEVKLLAKPSDAYTFFAVYNSEAAAIELVKKLKTEKDAQILAIEFFDSHSIELIRETYPKKIPTGSKSIIYFELNLLNKEKLYHILDLVKNCEYLFSNKGFSINTILLSEDEAKDIRHSLPESINHKLRSLNLPKVATDIAVPEGKLDEMLEVYHNIGDFANVKYALFGHIGDNHLHFNFIPANQQELKSAIAACLLLWKRGVELGGTVTAEHGVGKKFYIENNEKKPLIELMYGKEGLMDIARIKHVLDPNHILNIGNIIPEYFLDIFSCS; from the coding sequence ATGGAAGATACGAATGACAATGTTTTAATCAGGACTGATGAAAGAGCAACAATTGAAAACTATTTGATGGACGAATCATCAATTTTTCATGGCATTGCAGATTCTGTTTTATATCCAACAGACGAACACCAGGTTTCGGAAATATTTAAAGAGGCAAACAATAAAAAAATTAAGATAACTATTTCAGGGGCTGGAACTAGTGTTACTGGTTCCAGAGTGCCTTTGGGTGGCTCTGTTTTGAGCACTGAGCTTTTCACGCATGTATTATCGCTTTCAAACACTGGAAAAATGATCAGTTTTAAAGATATTAAAAATGATGGTACTATTTTCATAGGCTATGATAAAGATGGTCCTTATGCAATAGCGCCGCCAGGAATATCTTTAGGATTATTTAAAAAATTGGTAGAACAGAACGGATTTTACTATCCTCCAGATCCGACAGAGAGTTCAGCATCGCTCGGTGGCACGGTAGCTACAAATGCTTCTGGTGCGAGAACTTATTATTATGGCAGTACAAGAGATTATGTGAAACGGATCAGAGTAGTAATTCCTGAGGGAGAGGTATTAAACATAAAAAGGGGTGAAGTTTTTGCCAAAAACAATAGATTCAAAATAATGAAAGACGGCAAAATAAAGTATGAAATAAAGTTACCAAGATATATAATGCCAAACGTTAAAAAAAATGCAGCAGGGTATTTTAACAGGCCGGGAATGGATCTCATAGATCTGTTTATTGGTGCAGAGGGAACATTAGGGTTAATCACAGAGATAGAAGTAAAGTTGCTAGCTAAGCCTTCAGATGCCTATACTTTTTTTGCAGTTTACAATAGTGAGGCAGCGGCGATAGAGCTGGTAAAAAAACTGAAAACAGAAAAAGATGCGCAGATACTGGCTATAGAATTTTTTGATAGCCATTCAATAGAACTGATCCGGGAAACATATCCCAAAAAAATACCGACCGGTTCAAAAAGCATAATCTATTTTGAATTAAACCTACTGAACAAGGAAAAATTGTATCATATTTTGGATCTTGTTAAAAACTGTGAGTATTTATTTTCCAATAAAGGATTCAGCATTAACACGATCTTGTTGTCTGAAGATGAGGCAAAAGATATTAGGCATTCTCTTCCAGAGTCCATAAACCATAAATTAAGGAGTTTAAATTTACCAAAAGTTGCAACTGACATTGCTGTACCAGAAGGAAAACTAGACGAAATGCTTGAAGTGTATCATAATATTGGAGACTTTGCAAATGTGAAATATGCATTGTTCGGACATATAGGCGATAATCATCTCCATTTCAACTTTATACCGGCAAATCAACAAGAGCTAAAATCAGCAATAGCTGCTTGCTTATTATTATGGAAAAGAGGCGTTGAGCTAGGTGGCACTGTTACTGCTGAGCATGGTGTTGGAAAAAAATTTTACATAGAAAACAACGAGAAAAAACCATTGATAGAGTTAATGTATGGAAAAGAAGGGTTAATGGATATTGCCAGGATCAAGCATGTTTTAGACCCAAATCATATTTTGAATATTGGAAACATTATACCAGAATATTTTTTAGATATTTTCAGCTGCAGCTGA
- a CDS encoding universal stress protein, with protein MNKTILCFDESNGSVAAAEYTKKLNIDDILAILVCPKNVKCPIVLNTFSGPKEFDELSELLTDLKNTLKGIYDGSKINVELRHVFTSASNPGYEIIKIANYEHADLIVSGSRGLGKIGSLFMGSVSNYLIQNSNVPVLVVPYKK; from the coding sequence ATGAACAAAACTATTTTGTGTTTCGACGAGTCAAACGGATCAGTTGCTGCTGCAGAATATACAAAAAAACTGAACATTGATGATATTTTAGCGATCCTTGTTTGCCCAAAGAATGTAAAATGCCCGATCGTGTTGAACACGTTCAGCGGTCCCAAAGAATTTGATGAATTATCAGAGCTGCTGACAGACTTGAAAAACACATTGAAAGGTATATATGATGGCTCGAAAATAAATGTAGAATTAAGGCATGTTTTTACCAGCGCATCCAATCCTGGCTACGAGATTATCAAGATTGCAAACTACGAGCACGCAGATCTTATAGTGTCGGGAAGCAGAGGGCTTGGAAAGATAGGTTCGCTGTTCATGGGCAGTGTAAGCAACTACCTGATCCAGAACAGTAATGTTCCGGTGCTCGTAGTGCCGTACAAAAAATAA
- a CDS encoding ABC transporter permease, with product MSNISAYFILHAKSYFRSRSAIFFQIAFPVILMLLFGAIFSGSSYTPSTLIVQNDSPSSVSWGIISAVNESGLFHVKVIGQNVNLHDYIVNNSIGAALFIPANFTSAIYSGKQGYLVLQGEASPTVASTNFQMLNGILTQVNYKFANVSQKLVLSSQVASTTSDKTVNYYVPGLIGFTVLTTMFNMVYQVPNYRKEKIFRQLSFSGLTKSEWMVANILHSFVMLIISDIILVLIAIEVFGASLIFTPVTILLSGVIVFAGLIFFMGLGILAGLVSDNEETVSVVGNLILFPMMFLSGVFFPLAFAPQYLQIISKFLPLTYFITALNSTLIYGNYYTIYLQIILLAVSSLIIFFVAARLFSWKQK from the coding sequence ATGAGTAATATTTCAGCCTATTTTATTCTTCACGCTAAATCATATTTCAGATCACGATCTGCCATATTTTTTCAGATTGCATTTCCAGTAATTTTAATGTTGCTCTTCGGTGCTATTTTTTCTGGATCATCTTATACTCCCTCCACTTTGATCGTGCAAAATGATAGTCCTTCCTCTGTTTCTTGGGGCATAATATCTGCAGTAAATGAATCTGGGCTTTTCCATGTGAAAGTTATAGGGCAAAATGTCAATCTGCATGATTACATTGTTAACAATTCGATAGGTGCAGCGTTGTTTATACCTGCTAATTTCACGTCTGCCATTTACTCGGGAAAGCAGGGGTATCTCGTTCTTCAGGGAGAGGCCAGCCCCACGGTTGCAAGTACCAATTTTCAGATGCTAAATGGCATACTTACCCAGGTCAATTACAAATTTGCAAATGTGTCTCAGAAGCTGGTTTTGAGCTCGCAGGTGGCATCTACTACGTCAGACAAGACTGTAAACTATTATGTACCAGGGCTCATAGGATTTACAGTATTGACAACGATGTTTAACATGGTTTATCAGGTTCCAAACTACAGAAAAGAGAAGATATTTAGGCAGCTTTCTTTCAGTGGCCTTACCAAATCAGAGTGGATGGTTGCAAACATACTTCATTCATTCGTAATGTTAATTATATCAGACATAATTCTTGTATTGATAGCGATCGAGGTATTTGGTGCGTCTTTGATATTTACGCCAGTCACGATTTTACTGTCCGGTGTGATTGTTTTTGCAGGGTTAATATTCTTCATGGGCTTAGGAATACTTGCAGGTCTTGTGTCTGACAACGAAGAAACTGTATCAGTGGTCGGAAACCTGATACTGTTTCCAATGATGTTTCTTTCTGGCGTGTTTTTTCCGCTGGCATTTGCTCCACAATATTTGCAGATCATATCCAAATTCCTGCCATTGACCTATTTTATTACTGCTTTGAATTCAACGCTTATTTATGGCAATTACTATACCATCTATTTACAGATTATATTGCTGGCAGTATCATCGCTGATTATATTTTTCGTTGCAGCGAGACTATTTAGCTGGAAACAAAAATGA
- a CDS encoding bifunctional phosphoglucose/phosphomannose isomerase — protein sequence MKFIEELKTLKEQVKFDSKFNIDKDYENIVIAGMGGSGIVGSIFKELYTLKPVVLVDDYYIPDFVNEKTLFISISYSGNTEETLNATDLAIEKKATVLAITSGGKLGEKGVQNVTVPKGLQPRSSIGYMLMPLLNTFMPQSKKRIDNVHRILDEMDQNNEHIKAQAYEIFKDNSIPVIYGHYPFKAVAYRWKTQFNENSKIIAYSNSFPELNHNDTMPLRDTYRKSNFIFFTFSSSNDKIKKRISITADITKTFFVMIDPIGSSIFEKLFYLIHYGDYLSYHLANYREMRPDDVGIIEELKLRMKTAKG from the coding sequence ATGAAATTCATCGAGGAGCTCAAGACACTTAAAGAGCAGGTTAAGTTTGATTCAAAGTTTAATATTGACAAAGATTACGAAAATATAGTCATTGCAGGTATGGGAGGATCTGGCATAGTAGGTAGCATATTTAAGGAACTTTACACGCTCAAGCCGGTTGTTCTAGTTGACGACTATTACATACCAGATTTTGTGAACGAAAAAACATTATTCATATCCATAAGTTATTCTGGAAACACGGAAGAAACACTTAATGCCACAGATTTAGCTATAGAGAAAAAAGCGACCGTGCTCGCGATCACGTCTGGCGGAAAGCTGGGGGAAAAAGGTGTGCAGAATGTAACTGTGCCGAAAGGATTGCAGCCCCGCTCTTCGATCGGGTACATGCTCATGCCTCTTTTAAACACGTTTATGCCGCAGAGCAAAAAGAGAATTGACAATGTGCATCGCATACTGGATGAAATGGACCAGAACAATGAGCATATAAAAGCGCAGGCTTACGAGATTTTTAAAGATAACAGCATTCCCGTGATTTATGGGCACTATCCGTTCAAGGCGGTGGCGTATCGCTGGAAAACCCAGTTTAATGAAAACTCAAAGATCATCGCATATTCAAACTCTTTTCCAGAGCTGAACCATAATGATACCATGCCACTGAGAGACACTTACAGAAAGAGCAATTTCATATTTTTCACATTTTCATCTTCAAATGATAAGATAAAAAAGAGGATCAGCATAACAGCAGACATAACAAAAACATTTTTTGTAATGATCGATCCCATAGGAAGTTCGATCTTTGAAAAGTTGTTTTACCTGATCCACTACGGTGACTACTTAAGCTACCATCTTGCAAACTATCGCGAGATGAGACCTGATGATGTGGGAATCATAGAAGAGCTGAAGCTGAGAATGAAAACTGCAAAAGGCTAA
- a CDS encoding fatty acid--CoA ligase — translation MDSEYSYQLNFKNLFANTLRNYGDREINYRNKEKYTFREFYKRVSGLAAGLESIGVKKGDIVAVIDWDTNRYMECYFAIPMLGAIMHTVNIRYPPELIYYTMHHAEDKYVILRDEFLPVLEKSQSLFDFVSAWIVYNEDHKPISTTLKPFYNYDDLILKTGYEFPDLDENTTSTIFYTSGTTGMPKGVTFTQRNLTMHTLALQEGLTIPPLNLTNQDVFMTLVPMFHVHSWGIPYLAYLSGYKYVLPGRYDVPTMLNLIKSEKVTFSAMVPSILYMILTAPNIEDYREYLKGWKVIIGGAALPKGLALKAKSLGITTIGAYGLSETAPLLTVALFNDKVTNLPEEQKFEYMISTGIPVPMVDLKVVDQNFSEVPWDRKSVGEIVVHAPWLTKGYYKDPEKSKLLWKGGWLNTGDLAVVDDKGYITIVDREKDAVKSGGEFIPSLVLENVISECKGVGEVAVVGAPSEKWGERPVAFITVVSDIKEKDVYEHLDKYVEVGRIQKWWVPDKITIIETMPKSSTGKIDKKELRSKIK, via the coding sequence ATGGATAGTGAATATAGTTATCAACTAAATTTTAAAAACCTTTTTGCAAACACACTGAGAAACTATGGAGACAGAGAAATAAATTACAGAAACAAGGAAAAATACACGTTTAGAGAATTTTACAAGAGAGTGTCAGGGCTGGCAGCAGGGCTCGAGAGCATAGGAGTGAAGAAAGGAGATATTGTGGCTGTAATAGACTGGGACACAAACAGGTATATGGAATGTTATTTTGCAATACCCATGCTCGGTGCTATAATGCACACTGTAAACATCCGATACCCTCCAGAGCTGATCTATTATACCATGCATCATGCAGAGGATAAATACGTAATTTTGAGAGACGAGTTCTTGCCTGTGCTGGAAAAGAGCCAGAGTCTGTTTGATTTTGTGAGTGCATGGATCGTGTATAATGAAGATCATAAACCGATTTCCACAACACTCAAACCCTTTTATAACTACGATGATCTGATCCTAAAAACAGGATATGAATTTCCAGACCTTGACGAAAACACAACTTCCACAATATTCTATACTTCAGGCACTACAGGCATGCCCAAAGGTGTGACATTCACACAGCGAAACCTGACCATGCATACATTAGCGTTGCAGGAAGGATTGACCATTCCGCCATTGAATTTAACGAACCAGGACGTATTTATGACCTTAGTACCGATGTTTCATGTGCATTCATGGGGTATTCCCTATTTAGCATATCTGTCAGGATACAAGTATGTATTGCCCGGCAGATATGATGTTCCGACAATGCTCAATCTGATCAAGTCTGAAAAAGTCACGTTTTCTGCAATGGTTCCATCGATCCTATACATGATTCTAACAGCTCCGAACATTGAAGATTATCGTGAATATCTGAAAGGATGGAAAGTGATCATTGGCGGTGCAGCACTGCCCAAGGGCCTAGCACTGAAAGCAAAGTCGCTTGGAATCACTACTATCGGTGCTTACGGGCTCTCAGAAACCGCACCGTTGTTGACCGTTGCATTATTTAATGACAAGGTTACCAATTTACCAGAAGAACAGAAATTCGAGTATATGATCTCTACAGGCATACCTGTACCGATGGTAGATTTAAAAGTAGTAGACCAGAATTTTAGTGAGGTGCCCTGGGACCGAAAAAGCGTGGGAGAGATCGTGGTTCATGCACCTTGGCTTACAAAAGGCTATTATAAAGATCCTGAAAAGTCAAAACTATTATGGAAAGGTGGCTGGCTCAACACTGGTGACCTGGCAGTAGTAGATGATAAAGGGTACATAACGATTGTGGATCGTGAAAAAGATGCTGTGAAAAGCGGTGGCGAGTTCATACCTTCGCTCGTGCTCGAAAACGTGATTAGCGAGTGCAAGGGTGTGGGTGAGGTTGCAGTTGTTGGTGCACCCAGCGAAAAGTGGGGCGAAAGACCTGTCGCGTTCATCACTGTCGTGAGCGATATTAAAGAGAAAGATGTATATGAGCATCTGGATAAGTATGTGGAAGTTGGAAGAATACAGAAATGGTGGGTGCCTGACAAGATAACGATCATTGAGACCATGCCAAAAAGCAGCACTGGCAAGATTGACAAGAAAGAACTGCGCAGCAAGATAAAATAA